The following are encoded together in the Microbacterium hatanonis genome:
- a CDS encoding NAD-dependent succinate-semialdehyde dehydrogenase, producing MTDYAVVNPATGETLATYDTFDDAAVDDAVRRADAAARTWAATAPAERAELLRRAAQLHRDRADDLAAIIVREMGKVHSAALEEVGFAADITEYYADQIDRITADQPIDILGDGTAVIRRSPLGALLGIMPWNFPYYQVARFAAPNLAIGNTILLKHAPQCPESALAIEAIYRDAGFPDGAYVDLRITNEQAADIIADPRVHGVSVTGSERAGAAVAEVAGRNLKKVALELGGSDPFILLSTDDLDAAVEAAVGARLDNTGQSCNGAKRFIVVDDLYDAFLEKFTAEMSGAKVGDPDADDTVLGPLSSLVAAERLAEQVDRAVAQGATLVTGGTRDGAFFAPTVLTGVTRDMDAYSEEFFGPVGAVYRVADEDAAVELANDTPFGLGSYVFTTDAEQAERVADRLDAGMVYVNLVLADSPELPFGGVKRSGTSRELGLLAADEFVNKKLIRIG from the coding sequence ATGACCGACTACGCCGTCGTGAACCCCGCCACGGGCGAGACCCTCGCCACCTACGACACCTTCGACGACGCGGCCGTCGACGACGCGGTGCGTCGGGCGGATGCTGCGGCTCGCACCTGGGCCGCGACCGCACCCGCCGAGCGCGCGGAGCTGCTGCGCCGCGCCGCTCAGCTGCACCGCGATCGGGCTGACGACCTCGCCGCGATCATCGTCCGGGAGATGGGCAAGGTGCACTCGGCGGCGCTCGAGGAGGTCGGCTTCGCCGCCGACATCACCGAGTACTACGCCGACCAGATCGACCGGATCACCGCCGACCAGCCGATCGACATTCTCGGCGACGGCACCGCGGTCATCCGTCGCTCCCCTCTGGGGGCGCTGCTGGGCATCATGCCGTGGAACTTCCCGTACTACCAGGTGGCCCGCTTCGCCGCGCCGAACCTGGCGATCGGCAACACGATCCTGCTCAAGCACGCGCCCCAGTGCCCCGAGTCGGCTCTTGCGATCGAGGCGATCTACCGCGATGCCGGCTTCCCCGACGGCGCCTACGTCGACCTGCGCATCACGAACGAGCAGGCCGCCGACATCATCGCCGATCCCCGCGTGCACGGCGTCTCGGTCACGGGGTCGGAGCGCGCCGGAGCCGCCGTCGCAGAGGTCGCAGGACGCAACCTCAAGAAGGTCGCGCTCGAGCTCGGCGGATCCGACCCCTTCATCCTGCTGTCGACCGACGACCTCGACGCGGCGGTGGAGGCCGCCGTCGGTGCGCGCCTGGACAACACCGGGCAGTCGTGCAACGGCGCGAAGCGCTTCATCGTCGTCGACGACCTCTACGACGCGTTCCTGGAGAAGTTCACCGCCGAGATGAGCGGCGCGAAGGTCGGAGACCCCGACGCCGACGACACCGTGCTCGGCCCGCTGTCGTCGCTGGTGGCCGCCGAGCGGCTCGCCGAGCAGGTCGACCGCGCCGTCGCGCAGGGCGCCACGCTGGTGACCGGCGGCACGCGCGACGGAGCGTTCTTCGCGCCGACCGTGCTCACCGGCGTCACCCGCGACATGGACGCCTACAGCGAGGAGTTCTTCGGCCCCGTCGGTGCGGTGTACCGCGTCGCCGACGAGGACGCGGCGGTCGAGCTCGCGAACGACACCCCGTTCGGCCTCGGGTCGTACGTGTTCACCACCGACGCCGAGCAGGCCGAGCGCGTGGCCGACCGCCTCGACGCCGGCATGGTCTACGTCAACCTCGTGCTCGCCGATTCGCCCGAGCTGCCGTTCGGCGGCGTCAAGCGCAGCGGTACGTCCCGTGAGCTGGGCCTTCTCGCCGCGGACGAATTCGTGAACAAGAAGCTGATCCGCATCGGCTGA
- a CDS encoding IclR family transcriptional regulator encodes MDSTTNPAAASPVGSVDKALALVELLAEAGPAGLALRDVVEASGLNKPSAHRMLQALVHRGFAEQDAAQRYRFGSRPAVLVDTFLREENLPALLRPTLLSISHDVQELVHLGILEAPNVLYLDKVEPDRTMRVWSRVGRQARALTTALGRAMVAAEDTPDDRLDAYGAGADDAVVERFREAVALARVRGYAAEQEENEAGISCVAVALRRSSGLPIAVSITGPSSRMTPDRIDELGALLRENLGASGLPGFRLAPLRPVAVG; translated from the coding sequence GTGGACTCGACAACGAACCCCGCTGCCGCCTCTCCCGTCGGCAGCGTCGACAAGGCCCTGGCGCTCGTGGAGCTGCTCGCCGAGGCCGGCCCCGCCGGTCTCGCCCTGCGCGATGTCGTCGAGGCGAGCGGGCTCAACAAGCCCTCCGCTCACCGGATGCTGCAGGCCCTCGTGCACCGCGGTTTCGCCGAGCAGGATGCGGCGCAGCGCTACCGGTTCGGATCGCGCCCGGCCGTTCTCGTCGACACCTTCCTGCGCGAGGAGAATCTCCCCGCGCTCCTGCGACCGACCCTGCTGTCGATCTCGCACGACGTGCAGGAGCTCGTGCACCTCGGCATCCTCGAGGCTCCGAACGTGCTCTACCTCGACAAGGTCGAACCCGACCGCACGATGCGCGTGTGGTCGCGCGTCGGTCGTCAGGCGCGCGCCCTGACCACCGCGCTCGGCCGGGCGATGGTCGCCGCCGAGGACACCCCCGACGACCGCCTCGACGCCTACGGCGCGGGAGCCGACGACGCCGTCGTCGAACGCTTCCGCGAGGCCGTCGCCCTCGCCCGGGTGCGCGGCTACGCCGCCGAGCAGGAGGAGAACGAAGCGGGCATCTCCTGCGTCGCCGTCGCCCTGCGCCGCTCGTCGGGCCTGCCCATCGCGGTGAGCATCACGGGCCCGAGCAGCCGCATGACGCCCGACCGCATCGACGAGCTCGGCGCCCTGCTGCGCGAGAACCTCGGCGCTTCGGGCCTCCCCGGCTTCCGTCTCGCACCCCTGCGCCCGGTCGCCGTCGGCTGA
- a CDS encoding mannitol dehydrogenase family protein, which produces MRALSRDTTPAGALIGACAPDATGIVHLGLGNFHRAHAAVFTAEALAVEGGDWGIAGFANASDRVAGPMRAQDHRYSILELSGEGTRAGVVDVHRRVGVVAADPGAFVASLVEPGHRILTLTVSEVGYSRSPRTGALDVDHADVRADLDAPQSPRTAVGLVARGLTLRAETGEPFTVLSCDNLQSAGRATRQVVTEFLQSSGATGDVLDFVANRVSFPNAMVDRIVPGTTPQTSDEVAALLGVVDRAPVRAEKFSMWVLEDDFAAGRPAWDRAGAIMSDEVEAYELVKLRLLNGSHSLIAYLGGLDGQPTIPDAWSQDFVRDAVLAGIRDDYLPSIRLPRGFDSAPYVEQLTHRWGNTALGDRTARVGSDGSTKLLQRIPDAALHALADGRVPHMLALTTAAWIAAVSAPPGFDAGPVAAEMNEPARERLAQATRGARTAREHARRVLTGGFLPDALVAHESFAGRVEELVDTIVHHGARAAAREATAASAARTETR; this is translated from the coding sequence ATGCGAGCTCTCTCCCGCGACACCACGCCCGCGGGCGCCCTGATCGGCGCTTGCGCTCCCGACGCCACCGGCATCGTGCACCTCGGACTCGGCAACTTCCACCGGGCTCATGCCGCTGTCTTCACCGCGGAGGCGCTCGCCGTGGAGGGAGGCGACTGGGGCATCGCGGGCTTCGCGAACGCGTCCGACCGGGTCGCCGGCCCGATGCGCGCGCAAGACCACCGGTACTCGATCCTCGAGCTCTCGGGCGAGGGCACCCGCGCCGGCGTCGTCGACGTGCACCGACGCGTGGGGGTCGTCGCCGCGGACCCCGGCGCGTTCGTCGCCTCGCTCGTCGAGCCCGGGCACCGCATCCTCACCCTCACCGTGTCGGAAGTGGGCTACTCGCGCTCGCCGCGCACCGGCGCGCTCGACGTCGACCACGCCGACGTGCGCGCCGACCTCGATGCCCCGCAGAGTCCCCGCACCGCTGTCGGCCTCGTCGCGCGAGGGCTGACGCTGCGAGCCGAGACGGGCGAGCCCTTCACCGTGCTCTCGTGCGACAACCTGCAGTCGGCCGGTCGCGCGACCCGCCAGGTCGTGACCGAGTTCCTGCAGTCGTCCGGTGCGACCGGCGATGTTCTCGACTTCGTCGCGAACCGCGTCTCGTTCCCCAATGCGATGGTCGACCGCATCGTTCCGGGCACCACGCCCCAGACCTCCGACGAGGTCGCCGCGCTCCTGGGCGTCGTCGACCGGGCCCCGGTGCGCGCCGAGAAGTTCTCGATGTGGGTGCTCGAAGACGACTTCGCCGCCGGACGCCCGGCGTGGGATCGGGCCGGGGCGATCATGAGCGACGAGGTCGAGGCGTACGAGCTCGTGAAGCTGCGCCTTCTCAACGGCTCGCACTCGCTCATCGCCTATCTCGGCGGCCTCGACGGCCAGCCGACGATCCCCGACGCGTGGAGCCAGGACTTCGTCCGCGACGCGGTGCTCGCGGGCATCCGCGACGACTACCTCCCGAGCATCCGGCTGCCGCGCGGCTTCGACTCTGCGCCCTACGTCGAGCAGCTGACGCACCGCTGGGGCAACACTGCGCTGGGCGACCGCACCGCGCGCGTCGGCTCCGACGGATCGACGAAGCTGCTGCAGAGGATTCCGGATGCTGCGCTCCACGCGCTCGCGGACGGACGCGTGCCTCACATGCTCGCCCTGACGACGGCCGCGTGGATCGCCGCGGTGTCGGCCCCTCCCGGCTTCGACGCCGGGCCGGTGGCGGCGGAGATGAACGAACCCGCGCGCGAGCGCCTGGCGCAGGCCACGCGTGGCGCCCGCACTGCGCGAGAGCACGCGCGACGTGTGCTCACGGGCGGCTTCCTCCCCGACGCGCTCGTCGCCCACGAGTCTTTCGCCGGTCGCGTCGAGGAACTCGTCGACACGATCGTGCACCACGGAGCGCGCGCAGCCGCGCGCGAAGCGACGGCGGCCTCGGCCGCACGAACGGAGACACGATGA
- a CDS encoding L-idonate 5-dehydrogenase: protein MKVLAIHGKEDLHWEDREVPAPGPGDVRLRVRYVGICGSDLHYHFHGANGEYAVKEPLTPGHEFSAVVDLDPSGVLEPGTPVTVHPARFGPDRPGLEERPHLRPGGDYLGSAASFPHRQGAASEFVVVEAPMIRVLPAGLPLERAALAEPLAVALHAVSLAGGVEGRRALVIGAGPIGLLVVAALRRAGASDIGVADVRPEPLDRAVALGASEPSLVGRDEIADESYDIVFECSGVASALTQAVRAVGRAGHIVQVGMLPNAEIAVNLAPILAKEVTIRGAFRFSNEIDDAIAMLAESDALGPVISHVIPAADAVEAFRIARNSSESAKVLLQL from the coding sequence ATGAAGGTCCTCGCGATCCACGGCAAGGAAGACCTGCACTGGGAGGACCGCGAGGTCCCCGCGCCCGGGCCCGGCGACGTGCGGCTTCGCGTCCGTTACGTCGGCATCTGCGGATCCGACCTGCACTACCACTTCCACGGCGCGAACGGCGAGTACGCCGTCAAGGAGCCGCTGACTCCGGGCCACGAGTTCTCCGCGGTCGTCGACCTCGACCCCTCGGGTGTGCTCGAGCCCGGCACCCCCGTGACGGTGCACCCCGCGCGGTTCGGGCCCGACCGCCCGGGACTCGAGGAGCGCCCCCACCTTCGTCCGGGCGGCGACTATCTGGGCAGTGCGGCATCGTTCCCCCACCGCCAGGGTGCCGCATCCGAGTTCGTCGTCGTCGAGGCGCCGATGATCCGCGTGCTTCCCGCCGGTCTTCCCCTCGAGCGCGCGGCCCTGGCCGAACCGCTGGCCGTCGCGCTCCACGCGGTGTCTCTCGCCGGGGGAGTGGAGGGTCGTCGCGCGCTCGTGATCGGGGCGGGCCCGATCGGCCTCCTCGTCGTCGCCGCGCTCCGCCGTGCCGGAGCCTCGGACATCGGCGTCGCCGACGTGCGTCCCGAACCCTTGGACCGTGCCGTCGCGCTGGGCGCGTCGGAGCCGAGCCTCGTCGGGCGCGACGAGATCGCCGACGAGTCGTACGACATCGTGTTCGAGTGCTCCGGCGTCGCCTCGGCGCTCACCCAGGCGGTCCGCGCGGTCGGACGGGCCGGGCACATCGTGCAGGTCGGGATGCTGCCGAACGCCGAGATCGCAGTGAACCTCGCGCCGATCCTCGCGAAGGAGGTGACCATCCGCGGCGCCTTCCGGTTCTCGAACGAGATCGACGACGCGATCGCGATGCTGGCGGAGTCGGACGCCCTCGGCCCGGTCATCTCCCACGTCATCCCCGCCGCGGACGCGGTCGAGGCCTTCCGGATCGCTCGGAACTCGTCCGAGTCGGCCAAGGTCCTCCTGCAGCTCTGA
- a CDS encoding MFS transporter — MTTPQQAASTAAADPAAKRSTGDLVRAAVSGWLGTALEFMDFQLYSLAAALVFNQLFFGSTDPAMAVVLAMATYGVGYIARPIGAVYFARMGDRIGRKKVLFYTILLMGAATTLIGVLPTYAQVGVLAPILLVILRLAQGFGAGAEISGAGVMLSEYAPTNRRGIIASLVALGTNCGTLLASGIWAILLAVMLESDVIAWGWRIPFIGSAVIMIFAIWVRMSVKESPVFEERVDVVDGVAMSREQMVEQATATNDVRTLESLERKPVKAFLVSFFLRFGQAGNSGLIQTYLISFITVTLAVQKGVGAEVVIVSSLVGFATIPIVGWLGDRIGRRRMYIIMSSISLVLIVPTMLAIASKEVGWIFVGYVVIHNVSVLGLASMENISIPEIFGARNRYTLTAIVREIAAIIATGIGPVIVAAWVAATTGSVVPIMILMGLFTASALIAALVAKEWTGRDLTDPRAAM, encoded by the coding sequence ATGACCACACCGCAGCAGGCGGCGAGCACCGCCGCAGCCGATCCGGCCGCCAAGCGGTCCACGGGCGACCTCGTCCGCGCCGCCGTCTCGGGCTGGCTCGGCACGGCGCTGGAGTTCATGGACTTCCAGCTCTACTCCCTGGCCGCAGCCCTGGTGTTCAACCAGCTGTTCTTCGGTTCGACCGACCCGGCCATGGCGGTCGTGCTCGCCATGGCGACCTACGGCGTCGGCTACATCGCCCGCCCGATCGGCGCCGTCTACTTCGCCCGCATGGGCGACCGCATCGGTCGTAAGAAGGTGCTTTTCTACACGATCCTGCTGATGGGCGCGGCGACCACCCTCATCGGAGTGCTGCCGACCTACGCGCAGGTCGGCGTGCTGGCCCCGATCCTGCTGGTCATCCTGCGTCTGGCGCAGGGCTTCGGCGCGGGAGCGGAGATCTCCGGCGCCGGCGTCATGCTCTCGGAGTACGCGCCGACCAACCGCCGCGGCATCATCGCCTCGCTGGTGGCGCTCGGCACGAACTGCGGCACGCTGCTCGCCTCGGGCATCTGGGCGATCCTCCTCGCTGTGATGCTCGAGAGCGACGTCATCGCCTGGGGATGGCGCATCCCCTTCATCGGCAGTGCCGTCATCATGATCTTCGCCATCTGGGTGCGGATGAGCGTCAAGGAGAGCCCGGTCTTCGAGGAGCGCGTCGACGTCGTCGACGGCGTGGCGATGTCTCGCGAGCAGATGGTGGAGCAGGCCACGGCCACGAACGACGTGCGCACCCTCGAGTCGCTGGAGCGCAAGCCCGTCAAGGCGTTCCTGGTGTCCTTCTTCCTGCGCTTCGGCCAGGCCGGAAACTCGGGTCTGATCCAGACGTACCTGATCTCGTTCATCACGGTGACCCTCGCGGTGCAGAAGGGCGTCGGCGCCGAGGTCGTCATCGTCTCGTCGCTGGTCGGGTTCGCCACCATCCCGATCGTCGGCTGGCTCGGCGACCGCATCGGCCGCCGCCGGATGTACATCATCATGTCGTCGATCTCGCTGGTGCTGATCGTCCCGACGATGCTCGCGATCGCCTCGAAGGAGGTCGGCTGGATCTTCGTCGGCTACGTCGTGATCCACAACGTGTCGGTGCTCGGACTGGCGTCGATGGAGAACATCTCGATCCCCGAGATCTTCGGCGCCCGCAACCGCTACACCCTCACCGCGATCGTCCGCGAGATCGCCGCGATCATCGCGACGGGAATCGGACCGGTCATCGTCGCCGCCTGGGTCGCCGCCACCACGGGCAGCGTCGTGCCCATCATGATCCTCATGGGGCTGTTCACCGCATCCGCCCTCATCGCGGCCCTCGTCGCGAAGGAATGGACCGGTCGCGACCTGACCGACCCGCGCGCCGCCATGTGA
- the manD gene encoding D-mannonate dehydratase ManD translates to MTIETVTVNVTSPGRNFVTLKIVTSDGIVGWGDATLNGRELAVASYLGDHVASTLIGRDEDRIEDTWQYLYRGPYWRRGPVTMAAIAAVDMALWDIKAKKAGMPLYQLLGGASRSGLRVYAHASGTDYDALANAITGYKELGYTAVRVQTGIPGLGQIYGVSSSGPGVRYDYEPAKRAADGSAASAPTEETWDTRKYLSHMPGVFARIREDFGTDLRILHDGHHRMTPIEAARFAKDIEPYDLFWLEDCTPAEDQSALRLVRQHSTTPLAIGEVFNSVYDYQTLITERLIDYVRSAVTHTGGISAMKKLLDFAGIYGIKSGIHGPTDISPVGMAAALHLGMAIHNFGIQEYMPHNAQTLEVFRTSFTFDSGFLHPSEQPGLGVELDEDAASAYEYTKAYLPVNRLTDGTMHDW, encoded by the coding sequence ATGACGATCGAGACCGTCACCGTCAATGTCACCAGCCCCGGCCGCAACTTCGTCACGCTGAAGATCGTCACGTCCGACGGCATCGTCGGCTGGGGCGACGCCACACTGAACGGGCGCGAGCTCGCGGTGGCCTCATACCTCGGCGATCACGTCGCCTCGACCCTCATCGGTCGCGACGAGGACCGCATCGAGGACACCTGGCAGTACCTCTACCGCGGGCCGTACTGGCGACGCGGCCCGGTCACGATGGCCGCGATCGCCGCCGTCGACATGGCGCTGTGGGACATCAAGGCCAAGAAGGCCGGGATGCCGCTCTACCAGCTGCTGGGGGGCGCCAGCCGATCGGGACTGCGCGTCTACGCGCACGCCTCCGGCACCGACTACGACGCGCTCGCGAACGCCATCACCGGCTACAAGGAGCTCGGCTACACGGCGGTGCGCGTGCAGACGGGGATCCCCGGGCTGGGCCAGATCTACGGCGTCTCGTCGTCGGGACCGGGCGTGCGCTACGACTACGAGCCCGCCAAGCGCGCCGCGGACGGGTCGGCCGCGTCGGCTCCGACCGAGGAGACCTGGGACACCCGCAAATACCTCTCGCACATGCCCGGCGTGTTCGCGCGCATCCGGGAGGACTTCGGCACCGATCTGCGCATCCTCCACGACGGTCACCACCGCATGACCCCGATCGAGGCGGCGCGGTTCGCGAAGGACATCGAGCCCTACGACCTGTTCTGGCTGGAGGACTGCACTCCCGCGGAGGACCAGTCGGCGCTGCGGCTCGTCCGCCAGCACAGCACCACCCCGCTCGCGATCGGCGAGGTGTTCAACTCGGTCTACGACTACCAGACCCTCATCACCGAGCGGCTCATCGACTACGTGCGATCGGCGGTCACGCACACCGGCGGCATCAGCGCGATGAAGAAGCTGCTCGACTTCGCCGGCATCTACGGCATCAAATCCGGCATCCACGGCCCGACCGACATCTCGCCCGTCGGCATGGCGGCGGCGCTGCACCTCGGCATGGCGATCCACAACTTCGGCATCCAGGAGTACATGCCCCACAACGCGCAGACGCTCGAGGTCTTCCGCACGTCGTTCACCTTCGACAGCGGGTTCCTGCACCCGAGCGAGCAGCCCGGCCTCGGAGTCGAGCTCGACGAGGATGCGGCGTCCGCCTACGAGTACACCAAGGCGTACCTGCCCGTGAACCGCCTCACCGACGGGACCATGCATGACTGGTGA
- a CDS encoding bifunctional 4-hydroxy-2-oxoglutarate aldolase/2-dehydro-3-deoxy-phosphogluconate aldolase produces MTGDTAVRLALPARTRDTRLIVVVRAPSADDYDGVIEALLDAGVQSVELTLTTPGTIERLAGLVDRYGDGIDLGVGTVVDADQLSRAVDAGARYLVTPVTSASLVAQATAAGVPIVPGGLTPTELFASWSAGASAVKVFPAGQVSPDYVKDLRGPFPGIDVVPSGGVDLTGAEAWLRAGAVAVSVGGPLLGDALRGGDRAALRARADAFVEVCARATP; encoded by the coding sequence ATGACTGGTGACACGGCCGTGCGCCTCGCCCTCCCCGCCCGTACCCGCGACACCCGACTGATCGTCGTGGTGCGTGCGCCCTCGGCCGACGACTACGACGGCGTGATCGAGGCTCTCCTCGACGCGGGGGTGCAGAGCGTCGAGCTGACCCTCACCACCCCCGGCACGATCGAGCGGCTCGCCGGCCTCGTCGACCGGTACGGCGACGGCATCGACCTGGGCGTCGGCACCGTCGTGGATGCCGACCAGCTCTCCCGCGCGGTCGACGCGGGTGCCCGCTACCTCGTCACGCCGGTGACGTCGGCGTCCCTGGTCGCCCAGGCGACCGCCGCCGGTGTCCCGATCGTCCCGGGAGGACTCACCCCCACCGAGCTGTTCGCGTCGTGGTCGGCGGGAGCGTCGGCGGTGAAGGTGTTCCCGGCGGGGCAGGTCTCGCCCGACTACGTCAAGGATCTGCGAGGCCCCTTCCCGGGGATCGACGTGGTGCCCTCGGGCGGCGTCGACCTGACGGGAGCGGAGGCATGGCTGCGCGCGGGTGCGGTCGCCGTCAGCGTCGGCGGGCCGCTCCTGGGCGACGCCCTGCGAGGCGGCGATCGCGCAGCCCTGCGCGCGCGGGCGGACGCCTTCGTCGAGGTCTGCGCGAGGGCGACCCCGTGA
- a CDS encoding sugar kinase, with the protein MALMRTREIGSLRHATDLALGIGGAESNVAIGLRRLGVDASWLGRVGDDPLGERVQREIRAEGVDVRCVVDADAPTGLMLKERPSASSTAVFYYRAASAGSRLSPDDLPEGWVEEADLLHVTGISALVSASARDCVAEAILRAKNAGVRVSFDVNYRSALGSPAADDELRALAARADIVFGGDDELQFLRPGHSAEAAARHLIDEGCGEVVLKRGADGATAYVDGDVVHSPGFVVDVVDTVGAGDAFVAGYLSGLLAGLDPPSRLARANACGAMLCMTPGDWESSPTLRDLARFCDPDGDPVLR; encoded by the coding sequence ATGGCGCTGATGCGCACCCGTGAGATCGGATCGCTGCGTCACGCCACCGACCTCGCGCTCGGCATCGGCGGCGCGGAGAGCAACGTCGCCATCGGCCTGCGCCGCCTGGGGGTCGATGCGTCGTGGCTCGGCCGCGTCGGCGACGATCCTCTCGGAGAGCGCGTGCAGCGCGAGATCCGCGCGGAGGGCGTGGACGTGCGTTGCGTCGTGGACGCCGACGCCCCCACGGGCCTCATGCTGAAGGAGCGGCCGTCGGCCTCGTCCACCGCGGTGTTCTACTACCGCGCAGCATCCGCGGGGTCTCGTCTGTCGCCGGACGATCTTCCCGAGGGCTGGGTCGAGGAGGCCGACCTGCTGCACGTCACGGGCATCTCGGCCCTCGTCTCGGCATCCGCGCGCGACTGCGTGGCCGAGGCGATCCTCCGCGCGAAGAACGCCGGGGTCCGCGTCAGCTTCGACGTCAACTACCGTTCGGCGCTCGGCTCGCCCGCTGCCGATGACGAACTGCGCGCGCTCGCCGCCCGTGCCGACATCGTGTTCGGGGGCGACGACGAGCTGCAGTTCCTCCGGCCGGGGCACTCGGCCGAGGCGGCGGCCCGGCACCTGATCGACGAGGGGTGCGGCGAGGTCGTCCTCAAACGCGGGGCCGACGGCGCGACGGCCTACGTAGACGGCGATGTCGTGCACTCCCCGGGATTCGTCGTCGACGTCGTCGACACGGTCGGCGCGGGCGACGCCTTCGTGGCGGGCTACCTCAGCGGCCTGCTCGCGGGCCTCGATCCGCCGTCGCGGCTGGCCCGGGCGAACGCCTGCGGAGCCATGCTGTGCATGACCCCGGGCGACTGGGAGTCGAGTCCCACGCTTCGAGACCTGGCCCGTTTCTGCGACCCCGACGGCGACCCCGTCCTCCGCTGA
- the secE gene encoding preprotein translocase subunit SecE, which yields MVQDEPAGGDVVAKRDAPREKKPNFFLRIVIFIRQVFAELRKVVTPTRQELLKFTAVVLGFVVVMMALVYGLDVLFVWVTSVVFGVPGGTVP from the coding sequence ATGGTCCAGGATGAGCCGGCGGGCGGCGACGTCGTCGCCAAGCGTGACGCGCCGCGCGAGAAGAAGCCCAACTTCTTCCTGCGCATCGTCATCTTCATCCGCCAGGTCTTCGCAGAGCTTCGCAAGGTCGTCACGCCGACCCGTCAGGAGCTGCTGAAGTTCACGGCAGTCGTGCTCGGTTTCGTCGTCGTGATGATGGCGCTGGTCTACGGACTCGACGTGCTTTTCGTCTGGGTCACGAGCGTCGTGTTCGGCGTACCGGGCGGCACCGTCCCCTGA
- the nusG gene encoding transcription termination/antitermination protein NusG — protein sequence MSERFTDDADWATAAEQSSEDDEAQEGNQLAAEERSVAPAEQVALHIEDENGSDESDGLDEIEIDDPEADAIVNDALEIDQAAEAQAAAEVLTESLEDEVAERAAEAADDVTPYDGPDVNGEPDAPVLDEDFVQDVDAAASVVDDVEASVSPADAAEAPADGESDEDADPYEEFRMDLRMLPGKWYVIHSYAGFERKVKANIEQRKSTLEVEDDIYQVEVPMEDVVEIKNGQRKMVTRVRIPGYVLVRMELNEDTWSVVRHTPGVTGFVGNAHNPTPLRFEEAFNMLKSLVEVKEVAPAKAGATKGGQPLARSVVTEVDFEIGETITIKEGSFAGLPGSISEIKPESGKLTVLVSLFERETPVELSFDQVTKQ from the coding sequence GTGTCAGAACGATTCACCGACGACGCCGACTGGGCGACCGCGGCCGAGCAGTCCAGCGAGGACGACGAAGCCCAGGAGGGCAACCAGCTCGCCGCCGAGGAGCGCTCCGTCGCACCCGCCGAGCAGGTCGCCCTGCACATCGAGGACGAGAACGGCTCCGATGAGAGCGACGGCCTCGACGAGATCGAGATCGATGACCCTGAGGCCGACGCGATCGTGAACGACGCGCTCGAGATCGACCAGGCCGCTGAGGCCCAGGCCGCCGCCGAGGTGCTCACCGAGTCGCTCGAGGACGAGGTCGCCGAGCGCGCCGCCGAGGCCGCCGACGACGTCACCCCCTACGACGGTCCCGACGTCAACGGCGAGCCCGACGCACCGGTGCTCGACGAGGACTTCGTCCAGGACGTGGATGCTGCGGCCTCCGTCGTCGACGATGTGGAAGCATCCGTCTCGCCCGCCGACGCCGCCGAGGCTCCGGCCGACGGCGAGAGCGACGAAGACGCCGACCCGTACGAAGAGTTCCGCATGGATCTGCGGATGCTTCCGGGCAAGTGGTACGTCATCCACTCCTACGCCGGGTTCGAGCGCAAGGTGAAGGCCAACATCGAGCAGCGCAAGTCGACGCTCGAGGTCGAGGACGACATCTACCAGGTCGAGGTCCCGATGGAGGACGTCGTCGAGATCAAGAACGGGCAGCGCAAGATGGTCACGCGTGTCCGGATCCCCGGCTACGTGCTGGTGCGCATGGAGCTCAACGAAGACACCTGGTCGGTCGTGCGTCACACGCCCGGCGTCACGGGCTTCGTCGGCAACGCGCACAACCCGACCCCGCTCCGCTTCGAAGAAGCCTTCAACATGCTGAAGAGCCTCGTCGAGGTCAAGGAGGTCGCTCCCGCGAAGGCCGGCGCCACGAAGGGCGGCCAGCCGCTCGCGCGCAGCGTCGTCACCGAGGTCGACTTCGAGATCGGCGAGACGATCACGATCAAGGAGGGCTCGTTCGCGGGTCTTCCCGGTTCGATCAGCGAGATCAAGCCCGAGAGCGGCAAGCTCACGGTGCTCGTGTCGCTCTTCGAGCGCGAGACGCCGGTCGAGCTGTCGTTCGACCAGGTCACCAAGCAGTAA